In uncultured Ilyobacter sp., a genomic segment contains:
- a CDS encoding cyclic nucleotide-binding domain-containing protein, producing the protein MKIKSECRLDREKVMSMLSKITLFGGFQRNNLEDLLDNLSEISIEKGEIIFKEGDSPSDIYIVLEGRAEFFLKGEKFLDIEKGFSMAETAVVGIQKHVFTAIAATDMELLVLSKNKLMELFNENKDIFSLLILNIARELARGVALFGDQKLLYTSMKSKRSEEK; encoded by the coding sequence ATGAAAATAAAGAGTGAATGCCGTCTAGACAGGGAAAAGGTAATGAGTATGTTGAGTAAAATTACACTTTTCGGAGGATTCCAGAGAAATAATCTTGAAGACCTTCTAGATAACCTAAGTGAAATTTCCATAGAAAAAGGTGAGATTATATTTAAGGAGGGAGATTCTCCTAGTGATATTTATATAGTTTTAGAGGGAAGGGCAGAGTTCTTTTTAAAGGGAGAAAAGTTTCTTGATATAGAAAAGGGATTTAGTATGGCAGAAACGGCAGTCGTAGGGATACAAAAACATGTCTTTACTGCTATAGCTGCTACTGACATGGAGCTTTTAGTTCTTTCAAAGAATAAACTTATGGAACTGTTTAATGAAAATAAAGATATTTTCAGTCTCCTTATTTTAAATATTGCAAGAGAACTGGCAAGAGGAGTGGCCCTTTTCGGGGACCAGAAACTCCTATATACTTCCATGAAAAGTAAAAGAAGCGAAGAAAAATAA